ATTGTAGGTTCTGTTGGATTATCTTTTATAATTATTGCTGCTAATTATCTAATTTTTATATCTCTAAAAACAAAAAGATTGCTACCATTATGGCTCGCTTTGGGTGTTTTCTTACTAAACTTTTTATATGGGCTCTATATTTTTCAACAAGATCCAGAAAAAGATGATAAAAAGAATGTTGCTCTTATATGTGAGAATGTGAAAGCTGAGACAAAATGGACAGAACAAGGTGATCAAATTATTAGCAAAATGTTAGGTTTAGTTAATGATGTAAAATCGTCTCAACCTTATTTGATTGTTTGGCCAGAATCTGCTCTTCCATGGACTTATGTTGAAAATGATGATATACTATTAGCAATCGCTGATATTTTAAAAGGATGCAATACTCAAAATCTAATTGGATATCTTTCTCAATCAGAATTTAATAAAAATTTAGTTTATAACTCTGCTTATCTCATAGACGAAAATGGGAAGTCAATTGGAAGGTATGATAAACGTATTTTGTTGGATTTTATTGAGAAACCATTCATGAATAAATCAGGGATTCAATTTTTCTCAATGTTTGTTCAATCTATTTATGATAATGTCCAAAAGGGAAACTCAAATATTTTACTCTCCACAAACTTAGGAAAAGCTAAGATTGAAATTTGTAACGAATCTTTGGTTTCAGACTATTTCAATACAAACGATATCTCCTTTGACTTCATAGTAAATATTAGTAATGATTCGTGGTTGGAAAATACGCAAAATATTAAACATCACTTTTATTTATCTGCTTTAAAATCAATTGAATACAGAAAATATACTATCATAAACAGCAATCGAGGAATTTCCGGAATTATCGATGATAAAGGAAGAGTTCAAATCTCTAAACAGTCTGATAAACCTGAAAAAGTTTTAGGATATATTGTTTCAAATCAAAAACAGACAATATTTGCTCGTTTTCCTTTGTTGATACCTATATTGTCAATCCTTGTTTTAATAACTATGATAATTATAAATTACATTACAAGAATAAAAATGAGAAATCAAAACTAACTTATACGGAGGTTAAAATATGAAAAAAGTAAGTTTTATATTGGTAATATTTATTCTACTATCAGGGAATA
This sequence is a window from Candidatus Delongbacteria bacterium. Protein-coding genes within it:
- the lnt gene encoding apolipoprotein N-acyltransferase, producing the protein MSNQNKKVLLIVFSAVLFGYSSITMNSYIIWISFVPLLLAIDEKKIRSNIILIAIFSLVFGSIAYAWIPVTFERFTGSFSFISLIGIAFLILINFIQFFIWITAIQKFKIANQSFVRTMLLNTIFVASVYFILEWINCNLFIGIPWNKIMLRNAIASNVYFIQSASIVGSVGLSFIIIAANYLIFISLKTKRLLPLWLALGVFLLNFLYGLYIFQQDPEKDDKKNVALICENVKAETKWTEQGDQIISKMLGLVNDVKSSQPYLIVWPESALPWTYVENDDILLAIADILKGCNTQNLIGYLSQSEFNKNLVYNSAYLIDENGKSIGRYDKRILLDFIEKPFMNKSGIQFFSMFVQSIYDNVQKGNSNILLSTNLGKAKIEICNESLVSDYFNTNDISFDFIVNISNDSWLENTQNIKHHFYLSALKSIEYRKYTIINSNRGISGIIDDKGRVQISKQSDKPEKVLGYIVSNQKQTIFARFPLLIPILSILVLITMIIINYITRIKMRNQN